A single region of the Liolophura sinensis isolate JHLJ2023 chromosome 9, CUHK_Ljap_v2, whole genome shotgun sequence genome encodes:
- the LOC135475077 gene encoding putative phospholipase B-like 2, which translates to MAERQTESIAENMYIQWNIIIVLTVLISGCPQVCADEIYVLYNPVSRSFTASQGKLDVYVAHAVFNNTIQETGFSSLEIQTSGSYPDDIQAYAAGWAEGYLTKNLISDHWANTAHGYCSSPPTPYCRRLRIFLEQNLRWMKNAIEKNVESPYWHQVSLFLIQVNGMTDGYRNTTSPPTFTVADPLGLLFLQIQDDVYDLENVLHKENMNHIFGGEKCSALIKLLPGNEDILVAHDTWSSYKTMLRIIKKYDLSFGANTRSGVIPGKAVSFSSYPGTLISTDDFYIMSSGLVSLETTIDNDNSTLWQHVKSSGQVLEAIRTVVANRLSNTARDWANTFAKFNSGTYNNEWMIVDYKEFHPHRPLPDRGVLIVLEQIPGFVEYEDMTQWLKVNSYWASYNLPFFPDVYNMSGKEALREKHGDFFSYSNSPRARIFRRDQGKVVDVHSMMKLMRYNDFQHDPLSRCQCEPPYSGDNSISARNDLNPANGTYPLRALGSSAFGGIDMKLTNYAMSQMMEMIVISGPTFDQQPPFQWSTSQFSNVSHRGQPDLFKFDPVHVSWGV; encoded by the exons atGGCGGAAAGACAGACAGAAAGTATAGCTGAGAACATGTATATTCAGTGGAATATTATTATAGTGTTGACCGTGCTAATTTCTGGCTGCCCTCAAGTTTGTGCGGACGAGATTTATGTGCTTTACAATCCAGTAAGCAGATCGTTCACAGCTTCACAGGGGAAGCTGGATGTGTATGTAGCCCATGCTGTCTTTAACAATACCATACAGGAGACGGG GTTCTCCTCTCTGGAGATCCAGACTAGCGGAAGTTATCCTGACGACATACAGGCGTATGCCGCCGGATGGGCGGAGGGATACCTTACGAAAAATCTCATTTCTGACCACTGGGCAAACACCGCGCATGGATATTGCAGCAGTCCACCGACGCCGTACTGCAGGAGACTTCGAATCTTTCTGGAGCAAAACCTGCGATGGATGAAAAACGCAATAGAGAAAAACGTGGAAAGTCCGTATTGGCACCAG GTCAGTCTGTTTTTGATACAAGTGAATGGCATGACTGACGGATATCGGAATACAACTTCACCCCCTACCTTCACAGTGGCTGATCCACTGGGCCTGTT ATTTCTTCAGATACAGGATGATGTCTATGACCTGGAAAACGTTCTTCACAAAGAGAACATGAACCACATTTTCGGAGGCGAGAAATGTTCTGCTTTGATCAAACTGTTGCCAGGCAACGAGGACATTTTGGTGGCACATGACACATGGTCAAGTTACAAAACCATGCTTCGGATCATTAAAAAGTATGACTTGTCTTTTGGGGCAAACACACGCTCTG GCGTTATACCGGGAAAAGCTGTGTCGTTCTCGTCATACCCTGGAACGTTAATTTCCACCGATGATTTTTACATCATGTCTTCAGGACTG gtGTCATTGGAGACGACAATCGATAACGACAACTCCACTTTATGGCAGCACGTGAAGTCGTCTGGCCAGGTGTTGGAAGCCATACGTACGGTCGTCGCCAATCGCTTATCTAACACCGCGAGGGATTGGGCCAACACCTTTGCGAAGTTCAACAGCGGCAC GTATAACAACGAGTGGATGATCGTGGACTACAAAGAATTCCATCCACATCGACCTTTACCAGATCGTGGTGTTCTCATAGTCTTAGAACAAATACC CGGCTTTGTTGAATATGAAGATATGACGCAATGGCTGAAGGTGAACTCGTATTGGGCCAGTTATAATTTACC GTTTTTCCCGGACGTGTATAATATGAGCGGTAAAGAGGCTCTCCGAGAGAAACACGGAGATTTCTTTTCTTATTCCAATTCTCCACGAGCACGGATATTTCGCCGTGACCAGGGAAAGGTAGTGGACGTTCACTCTATGATGAAACTAATGAG GTATAACGACTTCCAACATGACCCCCTGTCACGGTGTCAGTGTGAGCCACCGTATAGCGGGGACAACTCTATCTCGGCGCGGAATGATCTGAATCCCGCCAACGGGACTTATCCTCTTCGTGCTCTGGGCTCCAGTGCTTTCGGTGGAATAGATATGAAG TTGACAAACTATGCCATGTCCCAGATGATGGAGATGATCGTTATCAGTGGGCCTACTTTTGATCAGCAACCACCATTCcagtggagtacatcacagTTTTCTAACGTGTCCCACAGAGGTCAACCGGACTTGTTTAAGTTTGACCCTGTTCATGTTTCATGGGGAGTCTGA
- the LOC135475917 gene encoding uncharacterized protein LOC135475917, with the protein MLKFFVAVALTTFAYVSAQNCDGCVDEDGSCKGVSEVRMSITEDKSFCAYEKCKSNGNWQLFQYKCYYEPSDTCMNQGDSISTGVCSEVVCTQTDSGATFRDERINGCEDSSGTCQPVGATGFSYVFKDGRVGDNCECQYVEEDGEMKYKTSCGGM; encoded by the exons ATGCTGAAATTCTTCGTTGCTGTGGCCCTGACCACATTCGCCTATGTCTCCGCCCAGAACT GCGATGGTTGTGTGGACGAAGACGGTTCATGCAAAGGAGTTTCGGAGGTACGGATGTCCATTACAGAGGACAAAAGCTTCTGTGCCTACGAGAAATGTAAATCTAATGGCAACTGGCAGTTGTTTCAGTACA AGTGCTACTACGAGCCCTCTGATACCTGTATGAACCAAGGAGACAGCATCTCTACTGGAGTCTGCTCTGAAGTGGTTTGTACCCAAACCGATTCTGGGGCCACTTTCAGAGATGAGCGAATCAACG GCTGTGAGGATTCCAGTGGCACGTGTCAGCCAGTGGGAGCCACCGGCTTCTCTTACGTCTTCAAAGATGGCCGCGTTGGCGACAACTGCGAATGCCAATACGTGGAGGAAGACGGTGAGATGAAGTACAAGACCAGCTGCGGAGGGATGTAA